One window from the genome of Lentimicrobium sp. L6 encodes:
- a CDS encoding Crp/Fnr family transcriptional regulator gives MRNPGCENCDKVTSSVLYLNPSQLEVLNSTCSAVSINAGEMIMSEGSLTSHIIYLRSGLVKEYQTTETGNHEYIIKLINEQAYLGLHSLFGDRLNHFSYKALTDVDICFFDREVFKKLLNEKGEFSYKILETVSRDSLNTFHRFVNQHQKKIYGKVADALLYFSLKVYKSNCFHLHLSRNEISYLVGISRESVSKHLKQFEEEGIVSFKGREVEILKPKELERISKFG, from the coding sequence ATGAGGAATCCAGGTTGTGAAAACTGTGATAAGGTTACGAGTTCTGTATTGTATTTAAACCCCAGTCAACTAGAAGTATTAAACTCCACATGTAGTGCGGTCAGTATTAACGCAGGTGAAATGATTATGTCTGAAGGTTCTCTAACTTCACATATCATCTATCTGAGATCGGGACTGGTGAAAGAATATCAAACTACTGAAACTGGTAACCATGAATATATCATCAAGTTAATTAATGAACAAGCTTATTTGGGTCTTCATTCCTTATTTGGAGATCGCCTTAATCATTTTTCATATAAAGCTTTAACAGATGTAGATATTTGTTTCTTCGATAGAGAGGTGTTTAAAAAGCTATTAAACGAAAAAGGGGAATTTAGTTATAAAATTCTAGAAACCGTAAGCCGAGATAGTTTAAATACCTTTCATCGTTTTGTAAATCAACATCAAAAGAAAATATATGGAAAGGTAGCAGATGCCTTGCTCTATTTCTCATTGAAAGTGTATAAATCTAATTGTTTTCATTTACACCTATCCAGAAATGAGATTTCTTATTTGGTAGGAATTAGTAGAGAAAGTGTTTCAAAACATCTTAAACAATTCGAAGAAGAAGGAATTGTATCTTTTAAGGGGAGAGAAGTGGAGATACTAAAGCCAAAGGAACTGGAACGAATAAGTAAATTTGGATAG
- the tpx gene encoding thiol peroxidase: MAQITLQGNAINTVGDLPKVGTQVSDFKLVAVDLSEKSLADYKGVRLVLNIFPSLDTGTCAASVRKFNAEASKLENTKVLCISRDLPFAQARFCGAEGLEDVINLSDFRYGSFGKDYACEIADGPLAALLSRAVVVVDETGKVVYTEQVPEIVDEPDYEKALAAL; encoded by the coding sequence ATGGCACAAATAACATTACAGGGTAACGCAATCAATACAGTTGGTGATTTACCAAAAGTTGGAACGCAAGTTTCAGATTTCAAATTAGTAGCAGTAGATTTAAGCGAGAAAAGCTTAGCAGATTATAAAGGTGTTAGATTAGTATTAAACATCTTCCCAAGTTTAGATACAGGTACCTGTGCAGCTTCAGTTAGAAAATTTAATGCAGAAGCAAGTAAATTAGAAAACACTAAAGTACTTTGTATTTCAAGAGATCTTCCTTTTGCTCAAGCACGTTTTTGTGGTGCTGAAGGTTTAGAGGATGTGATTAATCTTTCTGATTTCCGTTATGGAAGTTTTGGAAAAGATTATGCTTGTGAAATAGCTGATGGACCATTGGCAGCTTTATTGAGCCGTGCAGTTGTTGTAGTTGACGAGACTGGTAAAGTAGTATATACTGAGCAAGTTCCTGAGATTGTAGACGAGCCAGATTATGAAAAAGCATTAGCTGCTTTATAA
- a CDS encoding CotH kinase family protein: MNRIYAILLSLLVLFSVSTLQSQSAFPDLGPVFRDDMVPRVDITIDPDTLDWIYENVDSYEEFTCEFKFTTDTLQETLSNVGFRLRGNTSRNSWKKSFKLSFNTFESGRDFYGLEKINLNGEHNDPSIIRSKIGWDLMNSFGIPGSRANHVEVYINGNYYGLYIQVEHIDEVFVDSRFENMNGNLYKCLWPADLDYKGTNPNSYKFEQGDRRAYDLKTNVAEDDYSDIANFITKLNQLPNEVFACEIQKVFNVYDYLRVIATDVFLGNWDGPLYNKNNFYLYYNSSSNRIEYIPYDLDNTLGIDWMGRDWNTRDMYDWAKHGEPRPLYTKMMANEELRAIYTQYTSDLMNNVVNEDFTQRILAIKEMITPYVANDPYYPLDYGYSIDDFNNSYYYGIDDHTPVGLFPYIETRKQSTLEQLESFEEQAVINHVRYKAKDGGEDLRVRAYVREAVTSVKLIFTANDGAEEELEMFDDGNHSDIEAGDGVFANEIEEIPIGTQIRYQVLAAKSATNLTLQPCDAILYHYRESQMPLLKINEFMASNDTTITDEYGNSSDWIEVYNADNTPVYLGDKYLTDNLSDESKWRMPSITLVPDEFVLFWADGDVDKGTKHTNFKLSKSGEEIGIFDADNTGHFPLDTLVYGEQTTDISQGRFADGEEVWKFYSIPTPGFSNIVDAIDEYVFNQSLNIYPNPNSRGSLFLSHQSNIEIYSINGRLLIQEYQVQEVNLDGLVSGVYLVKDQKGNIQKLIIQ; encoded by the coding sequence ATGAACCGTATTTATGCAATTTTATTAAGCCTACTTGTGCTCTTTTCTGTGAGTACTTTACAATCACAATCTGCATTCCCTGATTTAGGCCCCGTATTTAGAGATGATATGGTCCCTCGAGTTGATATTACCATAGATCCTGATACTTTAGACTGGATATACGAGAATGTAGACAGTTATGAGGAGTTTACATGCGAGTTTAAATTTACCACTGATACATTACAAGAAACATTGAGTAATGTGGGTTTTAGGTTAAGAGGAAATACTTCTCGAAACTCTTGGAAAAAGTCTTTCAAATTATCATTCAATACTTTTGAATCGGGAAGAGACTTTTATGGACTTGAGAAAATTAATCTCAACGGGGAACATAATGATCCTTCTATTATCAGATCTAAAATTGGCTGGGATTTAATGAATAGCTTTGGAATTCCAGGTTCAAGAGCCAATCATGTGGAGGTTTATATTAATGGCAATTATTATGGACTTTATATACAAGTAGAACATATTGATGAGGTTTTTGTGGATTCTCGTTTCGAAAACATGAATGGAAACCTTTATAAATGCCTTTGGCCAGCCGATTTGGATTATAAAGGTACGAACCCCAATAGTTATAAGTTTGAGCAAGGCGATAGAAGGGCTTATGATTTAAAAACCAATGTGGCAGAAGATGATTATTCTGATATAGCCAATTTCATTACCAAATTAAATCAATTGCCAAATGAAGTTTTTGCCTGCGAAATTCAAAAGGTATTCAATGTTTATGATTATTTGCGAGTAATTGCAACAGATGTATTTTTAGGTAATTGGGATGGACCATTATATAATAAAAACAACTTCTATCTTTATTATAATTCATCCTCCAATAGAATAGAATACATCCCCTATGATTTAGACAATACTTTGGGTATTGATTGGATGGGTCGTGATTGGAATACTAGAGATATGTACGATTGGGCCAAGCATGGCGAGCCACGACCATTGTATACCAAAATGATGGCCAATGAGGAATTAAGAGCCATTTATACCCAATATACTTCTGATTTAATGAATAATGTGGTGAATGAGGATTTCACACAGAGAATCTTAGCCATTAAAGAAATGATTACTCCCTATGTGGCCAATGATCCTTACTATCCTTTAGATTATGGATATTCTATAGATGATTTTAATAATTCCTATTATTATGGGATAGATGATCATACCCCAGTTGGGCTTTTTCCTTATATAGAAACGCGAAAGCAGTCCACTTTAGAGCAATTAGAAAGTTTTGAAGAACAAGCTGTGATCAATCATGTGAGATATAAAGCCAAGGATGGAGGTGAAGATTTAAGAGTAAGAGCTTATGTAAGAGAAGCAGTAACTAGCGTTAAGCTTATATTTACGGCAAATGATGGAGCAGAAGAAGAACTTGAAATGTTTGATGATGGAAACCACAGTGATATAGAAGCAGGCGATGGTGTTTTTGCCAATGAAATTGAGGAAATACCTATTGGAACTCAAATTCGCTATCAGGTTTTAGCAGCGAAGAGTGCTACAAATCTGACTTTGCAACCTTGCGATGCCATTCTCTATCATTATCGTGAATCTCAAATGCCCTTATTGAAAATAAATGAATTTATGGCCAGTAATGATACCACCATTACTGATGAGTATGGTAATTCTAGCGATTGGATAGAAGTATATAATGCCGATAATACTCCAGTTTATTTGGGAGATAAATACCTTACTGATAATTTAAGTGATGAAAGTAAATGGAGAATGCCAAGTATTACCTTAGTGCCAGACGAATTTGTGTTATTCTGGGCAGATGGCGATGTGGACAAAGGAACCAAGCATACTAATTTCAAGCTGAGCAAAAGCGGAGAAGAGATTGGGATTTTTGATGCCGATAATACAGGACATTTCCCTTTAGATACTTTGGTTTATGGGGAGCAAACTACTGATATCTCACAAGGTCGTTTTGCTGATGGAGAGGAGGTATGGAAATTCTATTCAATTCCTACTCCAGGCTTTTCAAATATTGTAGATGCTATAGATGAATATGTGTTTAATCAATCATTAAATATTTATCCAAATCCGAATTCTAGAGGAAGTTTATTCCTTAGTCATCAGAGCAATATTGAAATTTATAGCATTAATGGAAGATTATTAATCCAAGAATATCAGGTGCAAGAAGTTAATTTAGATGGATTAGTAAGTGGTGTTTATTTGGTGAAAGATCAGAAAGGAAATATCCAAAAGCTTATTATTCAATAG
- a CDS encoding glycosyltransferase family 39 protein, whose amino-acid sequence MNIIIPKKYQALAWLILISSIVRIILAYWIEMGNDEVYYYTYAAYPGWSHFDHPPMIGWVIQLFSLGSYLQSTLLMRASSIFFAAVNTWLIFELGCRIKNEKTGWYAAILYTSSLYTSLIAGVFIMPDTPQLFFWIFSLFLMIDILPDKDMVNSNKRRFLLLGLTIGLGMISKYTTLFLWPGIFLYIQFYNRNWFKSLSLYAAGIISVIVFSPVLIWNYMHHFISFTFHGDRVGMGSQGIRFDFIGTEILGEFLYQNPVVFLLVWIAVIYGWKNKGSFLEKKKFHFLLFQSLPMIGVFLFVSLFRKTLPHWTGPAYVSLLLVGAAFLSRKNNGELKMFPPIIKASIISIFFILIIGGAQINYGLFDLKKIIGNDISLDMYGWRQMKQPFKEIKEKAERTKMIQKDAPLVSFRWFPAAHLDYYVALPNNTHVLGWGSLERIHKYAWMNEKRGGYQLGMDAWFINMDNDLFSMDFTKDHFETVIPYDTISISRSGKMVKQAYVYILKDLKKIPYNDFQAFMKKNEEIKK is encoded by the coding sequence ATGAATATTATCATTCCCAAGAAATACCAAGCTCTTGCTTGGTTGATATTGATAAGCTCCATTGTCCGTATTATATTAGCCTATTGGATTGAAATGGGGAATGATGAAGTGTATTATTATACCTATGCCGCATATCCTGGATGGAGTCATTTTGACCACCCTCCAATGATTGGCTGGGTTATTCAATTGTTTTCTCTAGGCTCCTATCTTCAGTCGACTCTCTTAATGAGAGCCTCCTCCATTTTTTTTGCTGCTGTAAATACATGGTTGATCTTTGAGCTAGGTTGTAGGATAAAGAATGAAAAAACGGGTTGGTATGCAGCTATTCTCTATACTTCTTCGCTATACACTAGTCTAATTGCAGGTGTATTCATCATGCCCGATACTCCTCAGCTTTTCTTCTGGATTTTTTCTCTCTTTTTAATGATAGATATTCTTCCCGATAAGGATATGGTGAACTCCAATAAAAGACGTTTTTTACTCTTAGGTTTGACCATAGGCCTAGGAATGATTTCAAAATACACTACCCTCTTTTTATGGCCAGGTATTTTTCTATATATTCAATTTTATAATAGAAATTGGTTTAAAAGCCTGAGCTTGTATGCGGCTGGAATCATTAGTGTCATTGTATTCTCCCCAGTTTTAATCTGGAACTACATGCACCATTTTATAAGCTTCACCTTTCATGGTGATAGAGTGGGAATGGGGAGTCAAGGCATTCGTTTCGACTTTATTGGAACCGAAATTTTAGGTGAATTTCTTTACCAAAACCCAGTTGTATTTTTACTAGTGTGGATAGCAGTTATCTATGGGTGGAAAAATAAGGGAAGCTTTCTGGAAAAGAAGAAATTCCATTTCCTATTATTCCAATCTCTACCTATGATTGGAGTATTTTTATTTGTCTCTCTTTTTAGAAAAACCCTACCTCATTGGACTGGACCAGCTTATGTTAGTTTACTACTAGTGGGTGCTGCATTTCTAAGCAGAAAAAATAATGGCGAATTGAAAATGTTTCCTCCTATAATTAAAGCCTCAATTATAAGTATCTTCTTTATCTTGATTATAGGTGGAGCTCAAATTAATTATGGACTTTTTGATTTGAAAAAAATAATAGGAAATGACATTTCATTAGACATGTATGGTTGGAGACAAATGAAACAGCCATTCAAAGAAATTAAGGAGAAAGCAGAGCGCACCAAGATGATTCAAAAAGATGCCCCTTTAGTCAGCTTCAGATGGTTTCCGGCTGCACATTTAGATTATTATGTGGCTTTGCCTAACAATACCCATGTCTTAGGCTGGGGAAGCTTGGAAAGAATTCACAAATATGCTTGGATGAATGAAAAAAGAGGAGGCTATCAATTGGGAATGGACGCTTGGTTTATCAATATGGATAACGATTTATTCTCCATGGATTTCACAAAAGATCATTTTGAAACTGTTATTCCTTATGATACCATTTCAATAAGTAGAAGTGGTAAAATGGTAAAGCAAGCCTATGTTTATATCCTCAAGGATTTAAAGAAAATCCCTTATAATGATTTTCAGGCTTTCATGAAAAAGAATGAGGAAATAAAGAAATGA
- a CDS encoding FKBP-type peptidyl-prolyl cis-trans isomerase: protein MKKLSSLLLILVLIGSISCKKDETNTQSEQLAIDTELINKYLTENDLTAKMHSSGLQYIISKEGNGIHPNSGSTVTVQYSGYLLDGTKFDSGTATFPLSNVIQGWQVGIPLFKKGGRGRLFIPSYMGYGISGSSSIPANAPLIFDVYLISFQ, encoded by the coding sequence ATGAAAAAACTATCTAGTCTATTATTAATCCTTGTATTAATAGGATCAATATCCTGTAAAAAAGATGAAACCAATACTCAATCAGAACAATTAGCTATAGATACTGAGTTAATAAATAAGTACCTAACTGAAAATGATCTTACTGCAAAGATGCATAGCTCAGGCCTACAATACATTATTTCGAAGGAAGGCAATGGAATTCACCCAAATAGTGGTAGTACTGTAACGGTTCAATATTCTGGTTATCTATTAGACGGAACTAAATTTGATAGTGGCACAGCAACATTTCCTTTGTCCAATGTAATACAAGGGTGGCAAGTTGGTATTCCTTTATTTAAAAAAGGAGGAAGAGGCAGGTTATTTATACCAAGTTATATGGGATATGGCATTTCAGGCTCCTCTAGTATCCCCGCAAATGCTCCTCTTATTTTCGATGTATACCTGATTAGTTTCCAATAA
- a CDS encoding NAD-dependent deacylase, with protein MKKIVVLSGAGMSAESGISTFRDSNGLWRNYRMEEVASPNAWGENMDLVLEFYNLRRKQLFEVEPNNGHQALVKLEKHFDVEIITQNVDDLHERAGSSSVLHLHGELKKARSTVDESLVYALDHWELKKGDLCQKGSQLRPHIVWFGEAVPGISQAAEIVRKADIMLVIGTSLAVYPAAGLINFAKTNALIYYIDPNAQGYSFKKNISCIAKKAGEGLPTLINNLIKCEVDQIIT; from the coding sequence ATGAAAAAAATAGTTGTTCTAAGCGGTGCTGGAATGAGTGCTGAAAGTGGCATCAGTACTTTTAGGGACTCCAATGGACTTTGGAGAAACTATAGAATGGAGGAAGTGGCAAGTCCCAATGCATGGGGGGAGAATATGGATTTAGTATTGGAATTTTATAATCTCCGTAGAAAACAATTATTTGAAGTAGAACCCAATAATGGGCACCAAGCTTTAGTGAAATTAGAAAAGCATTTTGATGTAGAAATTATTACACAAAACGTAGACGACCTGCATGAAAGAGCCGGCAGTTCCAGTGTTCTACACCTTCATGGAGAATTGAAAAAAGCAAGATCTACTGTTGATGAATCATTGGTTTATGCCCTCGACCACTGGGAATTAAAAAAAGGAGACCTCTGCCAAAAAGGGTCTCAATTAAGACCACATATTGTATGGTTTGGTGAGGCTGTTCCAGGGATTAGCCAAGCAGCTGAGATAGTTCGGAAAGCCGATATCATGCTTGTTATTGGAACGAGTTTAGCTGTCTATCCCGCTGCTGGCTTAATCAACTTTGCCAAAACCAATGCCCTCATTTATTATATCGATCCTAATGCTCAGGGGTATTCTTTTAAAAAAAATATAAGCTGCATAGCCAAAAAAGCAGGCGAAGGCTTACCAACACTAATTAACAACTTGATAAAGTGTGAAGTAGACCAAATAATAACATGA
- a CDS encoding sensor histidine kinase, whose amino-acid sequence MSYAQKGKSYKIEPIAAKKIPLNEKLSQGRVSDIVEDERGFIWIGTLDGLNRYDGYHVKIFRHEFNDSSSLDNNQIHKIVCSKNGLLWVLTKTGINKFNSYTEKASRLQLPHNYQNTTIINDIEFDNYRNLWIASTEGLFLKKEETDEIIKVELNDVNFEFSQILIDDKGNIWLAGRSNIVIKYQYINNKIESYVLPDFPNGNEDFQISDIHEDNEHNIWIADNNPNYSDFHIPNVFVKEKGSNQFRPFTDYYGLLKTHEKEAFFSEVRKFESRDNQLWLVTTSQSIASIDFSKNTFTYYPEHREFFYYREVDKKTLYFDSHENLWLGTNGQGAFILPRKKDLFQLVNTKLEYQFYLMSIRAFFENEESVWVGGYNGLIEMDKETKMFGPILTRDIVYCIEQFPNEENSLILGTEGGGLKKLNMANNKLEDIACEWTGCDRSRSYYNWIFDIYNDGDSVYWCGAYNGILRRQLISGETVLYGNQIDEGLVYGNILNIYRDFNGQLLAGSDISGLLIFNEELQGFQSFRSKFYPSFDFKTLRINHINQTPDSIYWISTDKGLLKMNNQEIRFITVDDGMPNDFVYATIFDDNNHLWISSNGGICSYQLDNGHVSTFSINDGLQGLEFNTAAHYKSKDGSIYFGGVNGFNYFDPSNIYQEEEEFPVVITGIFFNNNEFKPEYDSLSVLNFSIPPDIEYFKLEFASLNYVSAPQNRYRYKINEIHDSWIDLGREHEIGFHGLDPGTYHLDILASDHHGSWSKAPLKIEFKVDAMFWETFEFKIGLALLILVFIFLGINYRISLLKSQKKKIEELVDQRTKELSSVNQKLRKVNATKEKFLAIISHDIKNPLGAAQSVSADLKENFDEYTEEERNTLLGIMCRSLNHLQDLITNLSSWSKLQHQEIKPRFEDCDLDIIIKENIELVAASLLKKELKIELKNQINSKLYADCKMLDLILRNLISNAIKFSYSQSVIHISAMEDGSNIHLNIQDSGIGMSEEVLAGLFSSERSQSLPGTANEQGTGFGLLMIKEFVKLNKGEISVESKEGEGSVFKMSFPVQTQK is encoded by the coding sequence ATGAGTTATGCACAGAAAGGAAAAAGCTATAAAATAGAGCCTATCGCTGCCAAAAAAATTCCTTTGAATGAAAAGTTGAGCCAAGGTCGGGTATCGGATATTGTAGAAGATGAAAGAGGTTTTATCTGGATTGGAACTTTAGATGGGCTTAATAGATACGATGGGTACCATGTGAAAATATTTAGGCATGAGTTTAACGATTCAAGTAGCTTAGACAATAATCAAATTCACAAAATAGTTTGCTCCAAAAACGGTCTGCTTTGGGTGTTAACAAAAACTGGTATTAATAAATTTAATAGCTATACTGAAAAAGCTTCCAGGTTACAACTTCCTCACAATTACCAAAACACTACCATTATTAATGATATAGAGTTTGATAATTATAGGAATTTATGGATTGCAAGTACTGAGGGTTTATTCCTTAAAAAGGAAGAAACAGACGAGATTATTAAAGTTGAGTTAAATGATGTAAATTTTGAATTTTCGCAAATCTTAATAGATGATAAGGGCAATATATGGCTAGCCGGTAGATCAAATATTGTAATTAAATATCAGTATATCAATAATAAGATAGAGTCTTATGTATTGCCCGATTTTCCAAATGGGAACGAGGATTTTCAAATTTCTGACATTCATGAAGATAATGAGCATAATATTTGGATAGCCGATAATAATCCAAACTATTCTGATTTTCATATTCCTAATGTTTTTGTCAAAGAAAAGGGAAGCAATCAATTCCGTCCATTTACAGATTATTATGGTTTATTGAAAACACATGAAAAGGAAGCTTTTTTCTCTGAAGTGAGAAAGTTTGAAAGCAGAGATAATCAATTATGGTTAGTCACCACTTCTCAAAGTATCGCTAGTATTGATTTTTCTAAAAATACTTTTACTTATTATCCTGAACATCGAGAGTTTTTTTATTATAGAGAAGTAGATAAAAAGACATTGTATTTTGACTCCCATGAAAATTTATGGCTAGGTACTAATGGTCAAGGCGCTTTCATTTTACCCCGCAAAAAGGATTTATTTCAATTGGTTAATACAAAATTGGAGTATCAGTTTTACTTAATGAGTATTAGGGCGTTTTTTGAAAATGAAGAGTCAGTTTGGGTCGGAGGTTATAATGGGTTGATTGAAATGGATAAGGAAACCAAAATGTTTGGTCCTATACTAACACGTGATATTGTATATTGCATAGAACAATTTCCCAATGAAGAGAATTCCCTTATTCTAGGTACAGAAGGTGGAGGTCTGAAAAAGTTAAATATGGCCAATAATAAACTAGAGGATATTGCTTGCGAATGGACAGGATGTGATAGAAGCAGAAGTTATTATAATTGGATATTTGATATTTATAATGATGGTGATTCAGTTTACTGGTGTGGAGCTTATAATGGAATATTAAGGCGCCAATTAATTAGTGGAGAAACAGTTTTGTATGGTAATCAGATAGATGAAGGACTGGTCTATGGAAATATATTAAATATTTATCGAGATTTTAATGGTCAGTTATTGGCTGGAAGTGATATATCAGGTCTTCTAATATTTAATGAAGAATTGCAGGGTTTTCAATCTTTCAGGTCTAAGTTTTATCCCAGTTTTGATTTCAAAACCCTTAGAATAAATCATATCAATCAAACACCTGATAGCATTTATTGGATCTCTACGGATAAAGGACTCTTGAAAATGAACAATCAAGAAATTAGATTTATTACTGTGGATGATGGGATGCCTAATGATTTTGTATATGCTACTATTTTTGATGATAATAATCATTTGTGGATTAGCTCTAATGGCGGGATTTGTAGTTATCAATTAGATAATGGTCATGTTTCTACATTCTCAATTAATGATGGTTTGCAGGGGCTTGAATTTAATACTGCCGCACATTATAAATCAAAAGATGGCTCTATTTATTTTGGAGGTGTTAATGGGTTTAATTATTTCGATCCTTCAAATATTTATCAGGAAGAAGAGGAGTTTCCTGTGGTTATAACAGGTATCTTTTTTAATAATAATGAGTTTAAGCCTGAGTACGATAGCCTTTCTGTTCTGAACTTTAGTATTCCTCCAGATATAGAGTATTTTAAGTTAGAATTTGCATCACTCAATTATGTTTCAGCACCACAGAATAGGTATAGGTATAAGATAAATGAAATACATGATAGTTGGATAGATCTAGGCCGTGAACATGAAATTGGTTTTCATGGATTGGATCCAGGGACTTATCATCTTGATATTCTAGCATCCGATCATCATGGAAGCTGGAGTAAGGCTCCATTAAAAATAGAGTTTAAGGTGGATGCTATGTTTTGGGAAACCTTTGAGTTTAAGATAGGGCTTGCTTTACTTATTCTAGTATTCATATTCTTAGGTATCAATTATCGCATAAGTTTATTGAAGAGTCAGAAAAAGAAAATAGAAGAATTAGTTGACCAGAGAACCAAAGAATTGTCCAGTGTTAATCAGAAGCTAAGAAAAGTTAATGCAACGAAAGAAAAATTTTTAGCTATCATTTCGCATGATATCAAGAATCCTTTAGGCGCAGCGCAATCTGTGAGTGCCGATTTAAAAGAGAATTTTGATGAATACACAGAAGAAGAAAGAAATACCCTTCTCGGAATTATGTGCAGGTCATTAAATCATCTCCAAGATTTAATCACAAACTTGAGCAGTTGGTCCAAATTACAACATCAAGAAATTAAACCACGATTTGAAGACTGCGATCTTGACATTATCATAAAAGAAAATATTGAGTTGGTGGCAGCTTCGCTATTAAAGAAGGAATTAAAAATAGAACTAAAGAATCAGATCAACTCTAAACTATATGCCGATTGTAAAATGTTAGATCTTATTTTACGAAATTTAATCTCCAATGCCATTAAATTTTCTTATTCTCAATCTGTAATTCATATTTCAGCTATGGAGGATGGTTCAAATATACATCTCAATATTCAGGACAGTGGAATAGGAATGAGTGAAGAAGTATTGGCCGGTTTATTTAGTAGTGAAAGGTCTCAAAGTTTACCGGGGACAGCAAATGAACAAGGAACCGGCTTTGGTCTTCTGATGATTAAGGAGTTTGTGAAGTTAAATAAAGGTGAAATTAGTGTCGAGAGTAAGGAAGGTGAGGGTTCCGTTTTTAAAATGAGTTTTCCAGTTCAGACACAAAAATAG
- the mdh gene encoding malate dehydrogenase codes for MERITVIGAGNVGATAANVIAHKDIVKEVVLVDIVEGVAEGKALDMWQTAPINGYNTRVTGVTNDYSKTAGSGIIVVTSGIPRKPGMSRDDLISTNAGIVKTVVEQALKYSPDAIVIIVANPLDVMTYAAYKTAGVDSSKVFGMAGILDTARYRAFLATELDCSPNDIQALLMGGHGDTMVPLPRYTTVGGIPVTELLDADKLEAIVQRTKVGGGELVKLMGTSAWYAPGAAAAQMCEAIVMDQNRVFPVCALLNGEYGQEGVYLGVPVKLGKNGIEEIVKVNLNSDEQELLNQSTVAVKGVMKVLDDMKLF; via the coding sequence ATGGAAAGAATAACCGTAATTGGGGCAGGAAACGTTGGAGCTACTGCTGCCAACGTGATAGCTCATAAAGACATTGTAAAAGAAGTAGTTTTAGTTGACATAGTAGAAGGTGTTGCCGAAGGTAAAGCATTGGATATGTGGCAAACAGCCCCTATCAATGGATATAACACTAGAGTAACTGGTGTAACTAATGATTATTCAAAAACCGCAGGTTCTGGGATTATCGTTGTCACTTCTGGTATTCCTCGTAAGCCAGGAATGAGCCGTGATGATTTAATATCTACAAATGCTGGTATTGTAAAAACCGTTGTGGAACAAGCTTTAAAATATTCTCCAGATGCTATCGTAATTATTGTAGCCAATCCTTTAGATGTGATGACATATGCAGCATACAAAACTGCTGGTGTAGATTCTTCTAAAGTATTCGGAATGGCTGGCATCCTCGATACTGCTCGATATAGAGCATTCTTAGCTACCGAGCTTGATTGTTCTCCAAACGATATTCAAGCTTTATTAATGGGAGGTCATGGTGACACTATGGTTCCACTTCCAAGATATACTACTGTTGGTGGTATTCCTGTAACTGAATTGCTTGATGCAGACAAATTAGAAGCTATTGTTCAGCGTACTAAAGTTGGTGGTGGAGAACTAGTGAAACTCATGGGAACTTCTGCATGGTATGCGCCTGGTGCTGCTGCTGCTCAAATGTGTGAAGCTATTGTAATGGACCAGAACAGAGTTTTCCCTGTTTGTGCCTTGTTAAATGGCGAGTACGGACAAGAAGGCGTTTATTTAGGCGTTCCTGTTAAGTTAGGTAAAAACGGTATCGAAGAAATCGTAAAAGTCAACCTTAACAGTGATGAGCAAGAATTATTGAACCAGTCAACTGTTGCTGTTAAAGGTGTAATGAAAGTTTTAGATGATATGAAACTGTTCTAA